A region of the Arachis hypogaea cultivar Tifrunner chromosome 15, arahy.Tifrunner.gnm2.J5K5, whole genome shotgun sequence genome:
gcttggggtcgttctccctaggaattacaataaagtgtcttgttattagttgtgagttattttggggttttggataagaggcatgaaaagtaaatggcaatgaaaataaactaacaactataaaaggctcttggtaaggtgtgagaactagaagtcctatcctagttatccttctcaattgtgatgagaattgttcattgctaccacttagttgacctctaaccatggaggagagtcaagtggatgaatcaatttgattcctcaagtcctaattaaCTCCTAAAGGAGAgattagctttagaggcattcaaatcaattagcaaattctaattatcaatcaacaaaggaattagacaactcaagagtcactaatcactctacctaggtcaagaggaacaaaatctatacaaaaatccaaccaagcatttaatcaaacacttggaaggcacaaaagaaaagtatagtctatcacaacaagaatgaattctaactacaattgaatgtaaagaattaacaacaacaatcaaggaagtcacagttatcatgaattacctcagaTTGCATTACTGAAAGggaataaaagaaacaacaatctatccaaaacaaagtgaagaattacaagaattaaagtacataactaaagagagggaaaggagaagattaagaattggcaaaggagaattgaatcaaggcatgaattaaacctagatctaagaagagatattaacctaaacctaatcctaatcctagagagaagtgagagcttctctctctaaaactactttAAACTAAAGCTATTATTTCCCCTAATCTAATTGTTGTCTCCCCTTTAggccttgatccttttattcctttctatcagcaattggcgccaaaaaatgggttcagaaacccctcaaaatcgccaggcacgtgttgccttaatgaagtcatgtgcagaCATCGACGCGGgcacgcacggtacgcgtgcgcgtccctggctgaTTCCgcatgtgcgcgcgagcgccttgtgcgcgtgtgcGTGCTTGGCTGtgatcaactctttggctttttgtgtttctctccacttgcatgcttccttccttgcttcctttgaccCATGCttggcctatttcaatcctgagattactagcaaacacatcaaggcatctcatggaatcaaggatgaattaaaattatcaaattaaaggcttaaaaagcatgtttttacacttaagcacaaatacgggggagataacaaaatcatgctaattcataggttaaatgtgagaaaaggtcatcaaaatactctaaattcaatgcaagataaaccctaaaaatggggtttatcacagcTCTCCCTCTAAGGTGTTTAAGGTCTTTGGTTCCAATTCTAAGACTCTTAACCAACAAAATAGTGCGTCAAATAATCCATTGTTGCTATGCTGTATTGAGAAGGCCAAGACAGATCTGTCCATTGCTAAAAAAAGGAGAATAGCTTCACTTGCTCTAATTAATATTCCTGGATTAGAGCTACCTAGTGTGAGTACTAAGTAATAagtagtttattattattattattattattattattattattattattattattattattattattattattattattattattattatttcactaATAAcagtttttttatatatttagtggGTGCAAGTCTGTTTTAGACCAACAGCTTCAATGGGTTTGGACGAAATTGAACTTGCAATTGCAGCATACTTGTATGGTAATCATTTGATGGATAAGTAAGTAAActcaattagaattttatttgttaaACGGTGTTGTTGATTTGTTtagctatttttatttatgttaaattatCTTTGGCAGCTACGAGGAGGATATAGTATTTTCAGAGTTTACAGCTCACAGAGATGTATTCAGGAGCTTGATGCCAGGAAAGCCAATCATTTCTCTTGTGCTAGACTTAGTAGCAGATATGATGAGGATAGAGTTGACCAGAGAAAGTGGTTATTGGTTTTTACCCACAACTTTTACGGTCAGTATATAGGAGTGTATACTAAAATAATATTGGTAGTTGTTATTTGTATTGCGCATATAAACTAGTGGCTGAAATAATGTAGctgtcagagaagacaaaattgGATCCCAACCGTCTGCCACTTTGTATCACATATGTTTATTTGGGCAAAGTTGACAGCTTAAAAAGAGTaagtttatatcattttaaattcaTATTAGCAAATATTggcataaaataattttaataactaaaatgactTTCTCTTGATTAGGTCTTTATCCCTGTATCTGAAACTACTGACGAAGGTCATGAACACTGGTATCTCGTAGTGATTGATCGTGTTAAAAGACAAATCATTTTGCTAGACCCATTACCCATTGAGAAACAGTTCAAGCGAAAGAGGACAGCCTTGAAATTAGTAactatattttcctttttttgttaattatctaTATATATGACTAAAAAAGCAAACTCTAACATAGACATAAACAGGCCATTTATTTGGACGAGGTATTGGAAGATCGTTCATTCTATGACTTTGAGATCACTCCAAATCTGATTTCATCACAATTTGAATTTGAAGAGCCAGAAGGCCTTCCGACCCTCAAAGCTGGATCATAAGATCATATAATTAGTAGTTATTGATATGAAATTTATGCAATTATATAATACTCTAATATAGCTTTCTCGATATGTAGGAGTAACGCGGGTGTGTGGGTTGCAAGTTGGATGATAGCTTATTTTGAAGATGATCATTTTAACATAAAGGTAATGTTATGCACTAATCTTTTTCTTcgttctttcttttatattttggtaAATAAGCCTAATGtgtaattattcaaattttattaggTGGATGATGGGGTTCGCATGAAGATTGCAGTCTCACTCGTGTTAAAGAATCATAATATGATCAGCTATAGGGTCAAAAAATTCCATTGAAAATCTTAATAAGCTGTATGATAATCACCATCGTGATGATTATGAATTTCCACAAGATTAGATTTACAACAtaggatatttattattatttttgtttttattattttcttgtggGCATATGAACCGTCTAGTAACATACGACATTATATTTTGTTTACGTTTGTGTTGGCATCTGTTTGCCGAATTATTTAATGTCTCCATTTAACTATGTATGAATTTATACTCTTTTGGCGATTGAAATTTagttcttttatactcttttagtTCAGTGGCATCGTCTTTCTTGAAAGCATATTTCTCTTGCGGGGATGACCCTACTCTTTTATAATCATGAGAGTCCGTCTATTCTGAAGTTATCCTTGAGGATTCAAGTTCTTTCACTGTGCGGTGCTGGATCTAAGGCTATCAATGATCCAAAAGGTTAGTTAAAGAAAGCTCTATAGCAGTTCTTTTATGAACCCTGCTATGCAATTTGAAGTTCCAATTGAGTTATTTACTTATCAAATTCTCTGCTAGCTTCATGTCAAAGAAAGCTCTATAGCAGTTCTATGTAGTTATTGAGAGAAATAACTACCAAGAAGTTGGATATTTTGGTTAACAAAGTTAAATTTCGTGCCACTTTCTCATATAACTCAAGCTGTTTCATGAGTTATAAATATTCTTTAAATGATTAAGGctcaaatatttatttatcatcacATGACTTGTACTGGTTTAGGCTTATAAACAATGCTTGCCTGTTTCCTTGCATATTAAGAAAGTCAAACTTATTTTTTAGccaaaatatacatatattaagGCACTAATTTTTTGTACTAGAATCTCATTAACAACATCAAATATGAGTTTTTTTTGCATTTCTTCAAGATTATTTATCCTAAGAATCTTCCGGCATTGTGCTTCATATTGAACTGCAGCTTATTTGTCTTCAATAGTTCAAGCGCAAAGAACAACTTTGGGTTTATCAGGCGACCTGGTGAATGAACTGCCTGGATTAAGCTGGGGCTACTGAGCAGCCCTGATGCGAGAAATATTTCTGCTATGTATTTACGGTCAGAATCTTTTCTCTCTCTGCAATTGGTGTATTTCTCGCTATTATCATCATTTTGCCAAAGAACTTTATCCAAATTCTGAGTTTGAAGGTCATCATCACTAGACCCATTTTTGTTAATTTGGTTTTATATCATATTGAGTAATGATAGAGGACTATAAAAGCGTGCATATAAACAGTAGAGTTAGATGACTCAAAATTACCCACTGAGTTTTTTACCCATTGAATTTTTTTCAGAATCTATACTCCCCTTTTATAAGATTGAACATGACTCAGAATTAGATGAACAAAATAAGAGAGTTACTTTTATtacataagaacaaaaaataCATGTAACTCGATACATTAAAACAAAAATGAACCTTTGATCTACTACACCCTGCTGCCTTAATCTACAAAATATATCTTGACAATTCAAGTCAAGAATACCAAAATTTGTGCTACTGGATGAAACACTAACAGAATACAAGATATtcaattacaaaattttaaaatggaAGTGATGAATGATTGGGCTTAAATGTTGATCATCGCCAGGCGATTTGTTTCCTTCGGTCTAATAAACTTGGAAAGCACCTTCACATCACAAATCCAATGGAAGCATCAAGAGGTAACTGCTGAAAACATGACATGAAGTCGGTCAGCAGGCGAGTCATAGGAGCTACACAAATATAGCAATTGAGAGATCTTATATGCACTACTTAGTAGTTAGTATACACTTCTCTTATATACCTATTAAAAGTGATTGATAAAAAGtgagagaagataaaaaaaattcctCTTTTATATCATAAACGAAAGGTGTACAAGAAAGGTGCACAATAAAAGTGGTACATTTCTCCATTGACAAAGTATTAATGAGTGCCATATAGCAGTAGTAGTTGATAACATCAACATTCAAGCCCTGAGATGACCAAGACAAGCACTAATGATCTTATGATTAAAAAGGGAAAGTCAATTTATATATATCTGTAGATAAATAAGTTATTATAGCTTCATGCATCACTTAACAACAGTCCAACTGAGGGACTTACTTTGAAGATGTTGCTATGAAGGTTTCAGATATCCTGCTAATCCATCTCCTCAAGAATAACATATTTGCCAGCAGAATCTGTTGTGTGAAGCACTGCCACCTCGCCTTCACCAAAATGGCCCTTCTGAAGCTTCAGATatctaaaatagaaaaatagaccGAAAAAACATATAAACAAGCATAATAGAATTAAAGGAAAAAGAATTTTGGAAGACAAGTTTGCTGACGACTTACTTGTACCAGTTGAATAAACTGACACCAGACAGAATAGTGCAGAGACCGAGTCCTTTCACCCATGTAAATTTATCATGAAAGTACAATACCGCAACCTACACATAAACAACATATAATCAGAAAGCGCAAGTAAATCTACAATCAGCAACCGCAACACTAAGAAACATCTATCCTATTCGAATATAACATGCAATAGTTATAAAAAATATAGTACTAAATTAATTCATATACTGAAGCAATGTAATCTTGACAAAATGATACCGAAAGGATCTGGTAATAAATATACAAGATTAAGAGGAACCACTGGATATTCATATCAAAAGATAAGAACAATATCGAAGCGTAGT
Encoded here:
- the LOC112748816 gene encoding probable sugar phosphate/phosphate translocator At1g06470; this translates as MKVKVKVKVKDEKGFKVYEEEDDQVTSAATVTIAGVVKEAVAILVAVLYFHDKFTWVKGLGLCTILSGVSLFNWYKYLKLQKGHFGEGEVAVLHTTDSAGKYVILEEMD